A window from Pichia kudriavzevii chromosome 5, complete sequence encodes these proteins:
- a CDS encoding uncharacterized protein (PKUD0E01090): MPPMYSWTKNRGNTMLKSSMNVLHTLDTTGVLNLKELAILPPLSRPFVILISIKCNNVLLSSSLTPGLHSSLKEMIQRSTIFKNLMYKVSYTDVCERDVSFEVQLLDELYDIPTIEDLFVSAVEQDSINRLRMSTLNRVSISIEISSSNFRDYWGNGSIVQDLNFIMFHNFQMLEFLLPLCFSYVTRNTYGATKPLLPLLIQTCLKSEETRIIEQRALLSGILKSLLCSPTWVQHVNSWHHGKIKRLTGEPSGFTVCWFVPPFP, translated from the coding sequence ATGCCACCCATGTATTCATGGACTAAGAACCGAGGGAACACCATGTTAAAGAGCAGCATGAATGTCTTACATACCTTGGATACAACAGGGGTGCTCAATTTAAAGGAACTGGCCATATTACCACCCCTTAGCAGACCTTTTgtgattttgatatctaTAAAGTGCAACAATGTCTTGCTCTCGAGTTCATTGACGCCAGGGTTACATTCTAGCTTAAAAGAGATGATTCAACGGTCAAcaattttcaagaatttaATGTATAAGGTATCATATACCGATGTTTGTGAGAGAGACGTGTCCTTTGAGGTACAGTTGCTTGATGAATTGTACGACATACCAACAATTGAGGATTTGTTCGTCTCTGCAGTAGAGCAGGATAGCATAAATCGGTTGAGGATGTCAACACTAAACAGGGTATCCATATCAATAGagatttcatcatctaatTTCAGAGACTACTGGGGAAACGGTTCAATCGTACAAGATTTAAACTTCATTATGTTTCACAACTTCCAAATGCTGGAGTTTCTGCTGCCTCTCTGTTTCAGTTATGTTACTAGGAACACATATGGGGCAACAAAACCACTATTACCGTTACTAATACAAACATGCTTGAAAAGTGAAGAGACAAGAATCATCGAACAGCGGGCCCTTCTTTCAGGTATACTAAAGTCACTACTCTGTAGTCCAACATGGGTCCAGCATGTAAATTCTTGGCATCATGGTAAAATTAAACGACTGACAGGAGAACCGAGCGGATTCACAGTTTGCTGGTTTGTTCCGCCTTTCCCTTAA
- a CDS encoding uncharacterized protein (PKUD0E01150; similar to Saccharomyces cerevisiae YGR005C (TFG2); ancestral locus Anc_4.142), producing the protein MSQSPVSKSVSKSEPVLEKQGTSPAGDSVEAEINGEVAYDEDDMPIPQGIVSVNEGQLEQNESLDLNLDNANNQIWLVRLTPQLAELWKNDEFLDGQLLGNIKIPQNSIVKPNRNGNSNGNVNQRGTSAKSNKILLELNTDIEEHRKLDKEYELRLLKQVVENEYAFSESQFRQFRQRLMYRTQVVNLPAQPKMRTLNKEALNHEASWTRKVRNYRKEAQYREMRANDPTYQSKRNESGIGTTELSDDESDTKRRGRRSAKFEKFEKFRKFIPYAKTIPKKTELVGKIVHECQVIPTQLAGDNKLRMIEQRKRLNQMVKRKTINYLKSERVGLMHGRATPNIQTGSTITLSKELAMKKEAAKQEGRSARMDRDTLMNVLFRLFNEYEYWTMKGLREKTNQPEAYLKECLESVAVMERKGPYALKWRLKDEYRKSISVEKKAIHGSIDEDEGDNSQKGRGKDDEEDQDEDIEMEDIAAV; encoded by the coding sequence ATGTCACAGTCGCCAGTGTCCAAGTCAGTGTCCAAGTCAGAACCTGTGCTGGAGAAGCAAGGCACGTCTCCAGCAGGGGATTCTGTAGAGGCGGAGATTAATGGGGAGGTTGCATACGACGAAGATGATATGCCAATTCCGCAAGGTATTGTATCTGTGAACGAAGGACAACTAGAGCAAAACGAGTCTCTTGACTTGAATTTAGACAATGCAAACAACCAGATTTGGCTGGTGAGGTTGACTCCACAATTAGCGGAGTTATGGAAAAATGACGAATTTTTGGACGGCCAGTTGTTAGGTAATATAAAGATCCCCCAAAACTCGATAGTGAAGCCAAACCGTAATGGCAATAGCAATGGCAATGTTAACCAAAGAGGTACAAGTGCTAAGAGCAACAAGATTTTGCTAGAATTGAACACCGATATAGAAGAACACCGTAAGTTGGATAAGGAATACGAATTAAGGCTCTTGAAACAAGTTGTGGAAAACGAATATGCATTCAGTGAGTCTCAGTTCCGTCAGTTCAGACAGAGGTTGATGTACAGAACCCAAGTTGTGAATTTGCCAGCCCAACCGAAAATGAGAACCTTGAACAAGGAAGCCTTGAACCATGAGGCTTCATGGACGCGGAAGGTTAGAAACTACAGGAAGGAGGCCCAGTATAGGGAAATGAGGGCAAATGACCCAACCTATCAGTCCAAGAGGAACGAAAGTGGTATTGGTACAACAGAGCTAtcagatgatgaatcaGATACAAAACGACGTGGTCGTCGTTCCGccaagtttgaaaaatttgaaaaattcaggAAGTTCATACCGTATGCAAAGACAATCCCTAAGAAGACAGAACTAGTTGGTAAGATTGTGCACGAATGTCAAGTTATTCCTACGCAGTTAGCCGGTGACAATAAATTGAGGATGATTGAACAACGGAAAAGACTGAATCAAATGGTTAAGCGTAAGACTATCAACTATCTCAAATCTGAGAGAGTTGGTTTGATGCATGGTAGGGCAACTccaaatattcaaacaGGTTCTACCATCACGTTGTCCAAGGAACTGGCTATGAAGAAAGAAGCCGCAAAGCAAGAAGGCCGTTCTGCTAGAATGGATCGTGACACTTTGATGAACGTCCTCTTCAGATTATTCAATGAATATGAATATTGGACAATGAAGGGCCTTCGAGAAAAGACAAACCAGCCAGAGGCGTATTTGAAGGAATGCCTTGAAAGTGTTGCAGTCATGGAACGTAAAGGTCCGTATGCCTTAAAATGGAGGTTGAAGGATGAATATCGTAAATCCATCAGTGTTGAAAAGAAAGCCATTCACGGCTCAATCGATGAAGACGAGGGCGACAATAGCCAAAAGGGCAGAGGCAaagacgatgaagaagatcaagatgaagacattgaaatGGAGGACATTGCTGCCGTGTAA
- a CDS encoding uncharacterized protein (PKUD0E01100; similar to Saccharomyces cerevisiae YGL202W (ARO8); ancestral locus Anc_3.511) has product MVKDLSHLLSEESKGREPSRLKVAFKYYGKDNIVFLGGGLPLADYFPWETITATSPAPPFADGIGAPPSVTGNATISEIHKHKVEEFDIPLAKSLQYGATQGSTELVDFLKEHTQMVHNVPYEEWDVALTIGNTQSWEACIRTFCNPGDSILLEEFTFPSAVECAKNLQVNFVPVKMDAYGIIPSALDELLANWDSSKPLPKLLYTICTGQNPTGSSLNNERRREIYKIACKYDFIIVEDEPYYFLQMEEYKQGAESSVKSQTHEEFLSALVKSFISMDVEGRVLRLDSLSKVLAPGSRIGWIVGQKPLLERFIRLHEVSIQAPSGFSQSIVQGLLARWGQSGYIDWLIALRKEYTIKRDFTIKCLEKNMPKEVVSWTPPIAGMFFTITIDASKHPKFEEFGKDPLKIEDAVYEHGLKEGCLMIPGSWFLAPNAEKSKEPHFFFRGTYAAVPLETLGVGLERFAKAIRAEFGLPAN; this is encoded by the coding sequence ATGGTTAAAGATTTATCCCATCTTCTCTCTGAAGAATCTAAAGGTAGAGAACCATCTCGTTTAAAGGTTGCTTTTAAATATTATGGTAAGGATAATATTGTTTTCCTAGGTGGTGGTTTACCATTAGCAGATTATTTCCCATGGGAAACAATCACTGCAACTTCTCCAGCTCCTCCATTTGCTGATGGTATTGGTGCACCTCCTTCGGTCACAGGTAATGCGACCATTTCCGAAATCCATAAACACAAGGTGGAAGAGTTTGATATTCCACTGGCTAAATCGTTGCAATATGGTGCTACTCAAGGTAGCACTGAATTGgttgatttcttgaagGAACACACTCAAATGGTGCATAACGTCCCTTATGAAGAATGGGATGTTGCACTGACCATTGGTAACACCCAATCATGGGAGGCATGTATTAGAACTTTCTGTAACCCAGGTGACTCTATTTTATTAGAAGAGTTTACTTTCCCATCTGCTGTTGAATGTGCAAAGAATTTACAAGTTAACTTTGTTCCAGTTAAGATGGATGCTTATGGTATCATTCCATCAGCATTAGATGAGTTGTTAGCTAACTGGGATTCATCCAAACCATTACCAAAGCTATTGTACACTATTTGTACCGGTCAAAACCCAACCGGTTCTTCCTTGAACAatgaaagaagaagggaAATCTACAAGATTGCATGTAAATATGATTTCATTATTGTGGAAGATGAACCTTATTACTTCTTACAAATGGAAGAATACAAACAAGGTGCAGAATCTTCTGTCAAGTCTCAAACCCACGAAGAATTCTTATCTGCGTTAGTTAAGTCTTTTATCTCTATGGATGTTGAAGGTAGAGTTCTGCGTTTAGATTCTTTGTCCAAGGTTTTAGCCCCAGGTTCAAGAATTGGATGGATTGTTGGTCAAAAACCTTTGCTAGAAAGATTCATCAGATTACACGAAGTTTCCATCCAAGCACCTTCTGGTTTTTCCCAATCTATTGTCCAAGGTCTTTTGGCAAGATGGGGCCAATCTGGTTACATTGATTGGTTAATTGCattaagaaaagaataCACTATTAAGAGAGATTTCACAATCAAATGTTTAGAGAAGAATATGCCTAAGGAAGTTGTTTCCTGGACCCCCCCAATTGCCGGTATGTTCTTCACTATTACTATCGATGCGTCCAAACATCCAAAGTTCGAAGAATTTGGAAAGGATCCATTGAAGATCGAAGATGCAGTCTACGAACATGGTTTGAAGGAAGGTTGTTTGATGATTCCTGGTTCTTGGTTCTTGGCTCCTAATGCTGAAAAGTCAAAGGAACCACACTTCTTTTTTAGGGGCACTTATGCTGCTGTTCCATTGGAAACATTGGGCGTTGGTTTAGAAAGATTTGCGAAGGCTATTAGAGCGGAATTTGGTTTACCAGCAAACTAA
- a CDS encoding uncharacterized protein (PKUD0E01140; similar to Saccharomyces cerevisiae YFL031W (HAC1); ancestral locus Anc_8.36): MSSPSSNTPSAASSPAHSVSGSLPPRKRARTDAEKEQRRVERILRNRKAAHASREKKRKHVENLESYVVSLEANLQELFKRQECLLEKLSDSKCDFDLIDMVQRPEGLVLSFEEERSLKNSNSNKNGQNGQNGNNKEKNSPNYSFQEPINKKQRVEIKKEENEEVVNVGLLNNDDLNLDILTPPCNDDLPLLSSYSSPSPPLSSGDASNPTTPLNGNDEMNLFTTESNMDFLNYLEPDFTTDSSTNDHDFEDPNFKGLEVGSSMGNIGLFNSVHSAVMHTFRIIC, translated from the coding sequence atgtccTCTCCCTCCTCGAACACGCCATCAGCAGCATCTTCACCGGCACATTCTGTGTCTGGGAGTTTGCCGCCAAGAAAAAGAGCAAGAACAGATGCTGAAAAGGAACAACGCAGAGTTGAAAGAATTCTCAGAAACAGAAAGGCGGCACACGCGTCTCgtgagaagaaaaggaaacatGTTGAGAATTTGGAATCATATGTGGTTTCCTTGGAAGCCAATCTTCAAgaattattcaaaagaCAGGAGTGtttacttgaaaaattatctGATTCAAAATGTGATTTcgatttgattgatatgGTCCAAAGACCAGAAGGTTTGGTATTATCCTTTGAGGAAGAAAGAAGTCTAAAGAACTCCAATAGTAATAAAAATGGACAAAATGGacaaaatggaaacaataaagaaaagaattcTCCAAACTATTCATTTCAAGAGCCTATTAACAAGAAGCAAAGAGTTGAAATtaagaaggaagaaaatgaggaaGTTGTCAATGTAGGTTTGCTcaataatgatgatttgaatcTTGATATATTGACACCTCCATGTAACGACGATTTACCTCTTTTATCTTCATATTCTTCTCCATCACCCCCTCTCTCCAGCGGGGATGCATCGAATCCTACAACTCCTTTGAATGGCAACGACGAGATGAATTTGTTCACCACGGAAAGTAACATGGATTTCTTGAATTATTTAGAACCAGATTTTACAACtgattcttcaacaaatgaccatgattttgaagaccCAAATTTCAAAGGATTAGAAGTTGGTAGTTCTATGGGTAATATCGGTTTGTTTAACAGTGTGCATTCAGCAGTAATGCATACGTTCAGGATTatatgttga
- a CDS encoding uncharacterized protein (PKUD0E01120; similar to Saccharomyces cerevisiae YLR323C (CWC24); ancestral locus Anc_4.139) gives MFKKRKVKGTSEKRKREDNSKEIVEQDDCHNVQLELDPRIINRAKTIVETDDSIPQKEKEEEEEQSDLPLLSKRPKKDDLFCPDLNIQEQHQKLHENEKQLLNSKKLQEKDANGDKIYAGRIRTQSRKEVLVKPVSTHVKENYIMDYQRDVCKDFLKFGYCGFGDTCKFLHVRDEFKKNERPVIKEWEEAAKKRRKF, from the coding sequence ATGtttaagaaaagaaaagttaaAGGGACTTCtgagaaaagaaagagggAAGACAACAGTAAAGAAATTGTAGAACAGGATGATTGTCATAATGTACAGCTTGAGTTGGATCCTCGGATAATAAACAGGGCAAAAACGATAGTTGAAACAGATGATTCGATTCCacaaaaggagaaggaggaggaggaggagcAATCTGATTTACCACTTCTATCCAAGAGGCCCAAAAAGGATGATTTATTTTGTCCTGACTTAAATATCCAGGAACAGCATCAGAAGCTTCATGAGAATGAAAAGCAGTTGCTAAATTCCAAGAAACTCCAAGAGAAAGATGCAAATGGCGACAAGATCTACGCCGGTAGGATCAGAACTCAGTCCCGGAAGGAGGTGCTGGTGAAACCTGTTAGTACACACGTCAAGGAGAATTACATTATGGATTATCAACGTGATGTGTGTAAAGACTTTCTAAAGTTTGGTTATTGTGGGTTTGGAGACACATGTAAGTTTTTGCATGTTAGAGACGAAtttaagaaaaatgaaagacCAGTGATTAAAGAATGGGAAGAAGCTGctaaaaagagaaggaagTTTTAG
- a CDS encoding uncharacterized protein (PKUD0E01070; Pfam Domains: Pkinase(8.8e-70)|Pkinase_Tyr(1e-28)): MFKLKSRSKNTYLRNPIKSSTHQQLSNYRFTDCIGRGNFGDVYKAYDLKQGRNVAIKSINLEMSEDEIPILLQELSLLRSLRHRNITQWYSTFIIDVSMLIVMEYCSEGSCADLLKFNRNGVEECVLSYIMKNTLQGLKYLHEMDIIHRDVKAANILITNKREIKLADFGVSGQMDGMKGKKTFVGTPYWMAPEIIADLRTLRKDRINLERRLIESGLGFRTLYKFWNKKIQENEYNENLEAQTFNEAMKGSQPIDIDNFEEVEYNEKVDIWSLGITLIELGTGKIPNHEKEPFKAIFEIPKSEPPRLPNKASYYLKEFSMACLSKDPTIRPSATELLKFKFITKTRLRSNSLAILSGHEYKLKRRKPKYDLQFETINHGSSVDWNLELTSIKKENLPLSPLESNQNPKLSYYTDSMFSQDSSKEVTSDNIFNISGHNYLKNEQTANTSPLALSPQRKHPTQTDIDVEYVTDLINQVANCSAAQEIAAAVRSTGAALIQLARGSTRHCAAFRALIEGLNNV; encoded by the coding sequence ATGTTCAAACTGAAGTCACGGTCCAAAAATACCTACTTAAGAAACCCGATAAAGTCTTCAACCCACCAACAGCTTAGTAACTATAGATTCACTGATTGTATTGGACGAGGCAACTTTGGCGATGTTTATAAAGCTTACGATTTGAAGCAAGGCAGGAATGTGGCAATCAAATCCataaatttggaaatgagTGAAGACGAAATTCCCATTTTACTTCAAGAACTCAGCTTATTGAGGAGTTTAAGACATAGAAATATTACACAATGGTATAGTACATTCATTATTGATGTTAGTATGCTAATTGTTATGGAGTATTGTAGTGAGGGAAGTTGTGCAGATCTATTGAAGTTCAATAGAAATGGAGTTGAAGAATGCGTTTTATCATATATTATGAAAAATACCCTTCAAGGTTTAAAATATCTACATGAAATGGATATAATTCATAGAGATGTGAAGGCGGCAAATATATTAATCACTAATaagagagaaatcaaacttGCTGATTTTGGAGTAAGTGGACAAATGGATGGCAtgaaggggaaaaaaacgTTTGTGGGGACACCTTATTGGATGGCGCCTGAGATTATAGCAGATTTAAGGACTTTGAGGAAAGATAGGATAAATCTTGAAAGGAGGTTGATTGAATCTGGCTTGGGGTTTCGGACTCTTTATAAATTCTGGAATaagaaaatacaagaaaatgaataCAATGAGAACTTAGAGGCCCAAACATTTAATGAGGCAATGAAAGGTAGTCAAcctattgatattgataattttgaagaagttgaatatAACGAAAAGGTAGATATTTGGTCTTTGGGTATTACATTAATAGAGTTAGGTACAGGCAAAATACCCAATCATGAAAAAGAGCCATTTAAAGCAATATTTGAGATACCAAAGAGTGAACCACCTAGATTACCAAACAAAGCTAGTTATTACCTCAAGGAATTTAGCATGGCATGTTTAAGTAAAGATCCAACTATTAGACCTAGTGCTACAGAATTGTTAAAATTCAAGTTCATAACTAAAACAAGGTTAAGATCTAATTCACTTGCAATATTAAGTGGACATGAatataaattgaagagacGTAAGCCTAAATATGATTTACAATTTGAAACCATTAACCACGGATCATCAGTTGATTGGAATTTAGAGTTGACATCTATCAAAAAGGAGAATTTACCATTGTCACCATTAGAAAGCAATCAGAATCCTAAACTCTCTTATTATACAGACTCAATGTTCAGTCAAGATTCAAGTAAGGAGGTGACTTCAGACAACATCTTTAATATCTCGGGTCATAACTATCTAAAAAACGAACAAACAGCAAATACCTCACCATTGGCTTTATCACCTCAACGTAAACATCCAACACAGACAGATATAGATGTCGAATATGTGACGGACTTGATCAACCAAGTTGCCAATTGCAGTGCGGCTCAAGAAATTGCCGCAGCAGTAAGATCCACGGGTGCGGCGCTCATACAGTTAGCAAGAGGTTCGACACGGCATTGTGCGGCTTTTCGCGCACTTATAGAGGGGCTCAACAATGTTTAG
- a CDS encoding uncharacterized protein (PKUD0E01110; similar to Saccharomyces cerevisiae YLR325C (RPL38); ancestral locus Anc_4.141) has product MAREITDIKQFVELARRSDVKTATIKTHTISKSNGKKVNQTKFKVRGTKYLYTLIVNDEGKAKKLVQALPPTLKVTQV; this is encoded by the exons ATGGCT AGAGAAATCACCGACATTAAGCAATTCGTTGAATTAGCAAGAAGATCTGACGTCAAGACTGCAACCATCAAGACTCACACCATCTCCAAGTCTAACGGTAAGAAGGTCAACCAAACCAAGTTCAAGGTTAGAGGTACTAAGTACTTATACACCTTAATCGTTAACGATGAAGGTAAGGCAAAGAAGCTTGTCCAAGCTTTACCACCAACCCTTAAGGTTACCCAAGTTTAA
- a CDS encoding uncharacterized protein (PKUD0E01080; similar to Saccharomyces cerevisiae YDR525W-A (SNA2); ancestral locus Anc_1.21) produces the protein MHARDWLLAFIGIFLPFVPVAMKRGLCSADFWINIALCFLGFLPALVHCWYIISCYPHEQSSTYQGVTMPGREPQSYGAVSV, from the coding sequence ATGCACGCAAGAGACTGGTTACTAGCATTCATTGGTATTTTTCTCCCTTTTGTCCCTGTTGCGATGAAGAGGGGACTCTGTTCTGCTGACTTTTGGATCAACATTGCCCTCTGCTTTTTGGGATTTCTTCCTGCTCTCGTTCATTGTTGGTACATCATTTCGTGTTATCCCCATGAACAGAGCAGCACCTACCAAGGAGTCACCATGCCAGGCCGGGAACCTCAATCGTATGGTGCAGTATCTGTATAA
- a CDS encoding uncharacterized protein (PKUD0E01130; similar to Saccharomyces cerevisiae YBL008W (HIR1); ancestral locus Anc_4.106), with amino-acid sequence MRVVKFPWVKHTEGPRTFEIYSVSVSPDGSRLATGGLDGKVKIWSIDTLDKYKEKEDRNAVLNPNECRPLSSMTRHQGAITCVRFSPNGRFLASGSDDKLVLIWEKDEEKTKIMSMHRNELADDPIFEGNQNELNESDLEHWTVRKRLVAHDNDVQDMAWAPDSSILVTVGLDRSIVVWNGMTFEKIKRFDIHQSHVKGVIFDPAGKYFATMSDDRSMRIFRYRKSLNIESNGNDIDFVVEHVIYEPFAKSPLTTYFRRSSWSPDGLYIAAPNGMNEGVNANVVIKRGSWENELSLIGHRLPCEVCSFSPRLYDPTFNDKDTLSTETVLITTGQDRSIALWSSKCATPLAVITEVSKKSLTDVAWNPNGLSVFICGLDGNIISLFFDEGELGNVVPLEENNKALIRYGKDRDMYFPESVEQLKLEEYAAKRGLVEGSLSESDRVDKKKSMLHERSMDSQTSKQEPNNVKMNILIPRSKKHPNKQMPVAKIQQVQPQQPKPESKISRENTLSLRTQKVTITKSGKKRVAPMLISANSSNSGNTTRIQFTSSNASTLKQINAKKRTDLSQIMAVPFPSLPKSGLSTLVSSLRARIADDDVEAENSENAVDYIAETNQHKPPSSKSKAKTNGFDHKRNGNFHHTYDGYQTKRRKTACPSWLKNAIVNPITIYGEKFANDEVIIETSNSKDQVLEARFEYNNEYKYTNTNHNIPDKNWSELDSLSRLITKSRSRPNWEFFLNHKVSAIADSSVDDIDYWCLGTENGRILIISATGRQICSTVELGSNVVKLICHGPKVLSVCENGMINSWEFKNMKNGYLSGKSIVENLSLAPLINMHSTVTESRKRIELDTVVESLLMRDNACPLVVISHSDKKCIYTYDLGLEAWIEVFDNWYIKLLQLTTSASLSITKDRLFSLVISRIMRDPDFEASGLTNDKQVIESVRKSLVSLNEVVDQCINKRYENL; translated from the coding sequence ATGCGAGTTGTGAAATTCCCTTGGGTTAAGCATACAGAAGGGCCCAGGACGTTTGAAATCTACTCTGTGTCGGTATCTCCAGACGGATCGAGGTTGGCTACAGGTGGATTGGATGGTAAAGTCAAAATATGGTCTATCGATACTCTTGACAAatacaaagagaaagaagacAGAAACGCTGTTTTGAACCCAAATGAGTGTAGACCATTATCCTCAATGACAAGGCACCAAGGTGCAATCACATGTGTTAGGTTTTCTCCCAATGGGCGGTTTCTTGCATCGGGATCGGATGATAAACTTGTTTTGATATGGGAGAAAGACGAGGAGAAGACCAAAATTATGTCGATGCATCGAAACGAGCTGGCGGATGATCCGATATTTGAGGGCAATCAAAATGAGTTGAATGAGTCTGATTTGGAGCATTGGACGGTACGGAAAAGACTAGTAGCCCATGACAATGATGTTCAGGATATGGCCTGGGCTCCAGACTCGTCGATTTTAGTCACGGTTGGATTGGACAGATCTATTGTTGTATGGAACGGTATGACgtttgagaaaatcaagagGTTCGATATCCATCAGAGCCATGTTAAAGGTGTGATATTTGATCCAGCAGGTAAATATTTTGCAACCATGTCGGACGATCGTTCCATGCGTATTTTCAGGTATCGGAAAAGTCTAAACATCGAATCAAATGGTaatgatattgattttgttgttgagcATGTCATCTATGAACCATTTGCTAAATCGCCATTGACAACCTATTTCCGCCGATCCTCGTGGAGTCCTGACGGGTTGTATATTGCAGCTCCTAATGGTATGAATGAAGGAGTCAATGCAAATGTTGTTATTAAGAGGGGTAGCTGGGAGAACGAACTAAGCTTAATTGGACACAGATTACCGTGTGAGGTATGTTCTTTCTCTCCAAGATTATATGATCCTACATTTAACGATAAAGACACACTATCGACTGAGACAGTACTCATTACTACAGGACAAGATAGGTCTATAGCATTATGGAGCTCTAAATGTGCTACACCATTGGCTGTAATTACAGAAGTGTCGAAAAAATCTTTAACAGATGTTGCTTGGAATCCCAATGGACTAAGTGTTTTCATTTGCGGATTGGACGGTAACATAATATccttattttttgatgaaggAGAACTGGGTAATGTTGTTCCCttggaagaaaataataaggCTTTAATCAGATATGGTAAAGATCGTGATATGTACTTCCCGGAAAGCGTGGAACAATTGAAGTTGGAAGAATATGCAGCCAAAAGAGGCCTCGTTGAAGGCAGCCTTAGTGAATCAGATCGAGTTGATAAAAAGAAGTCAATGTTGCATGAGAGATCAATGGATTCACAGACTTCGAAACAAGAGCCAAATAATGTTAAAATGAACATCCTTATTCCACGATCCAAAAAACatccaaacaaacaaatgcCAGTTGCAAAAATCCAACAGGTGCAGCCACAACAACCAAAACCGGAATCTAAAATCTCTAGGGAGAACACCCTTTCTCTAAGAACACAGAAAGTTACAATTACAAAATCGGGGAAAAAAAGGGTTGCACCTATGCTGATATCCGCTAACTCATCCAACTCTGGTAATACAACACGTATCCAATTCACTTCATCTAATGCTTCAACGCTAAAACAGATAAATGCAAAAAAGAGAACCGACCTATCGCAGATAATGGCCGTGCCTTTCCCCTCCCTTCCAAAGAGCGGATTGTCTACCTTAGTTTCCTCCTTGCGTGCCAGGATtgctgatgatgatgtaGAAGCCGAGAATTCGGAAAATGCAGTTGATTACATAGCTGAAACAAATCAGCACAAACCTCCAAGCTCAAAATCAAAGGCGAAAACAAACGGATTTGACCATAAAAGAAATGGTAACTTCCATCACACGTACGATGGataccaaacaaaaagaagaaaaacagcTTGTCCATCCTGGCTCAAAAATGCTATTGTTAATCCCATCACTATATATGGTGAAAAGTTTGcaaatgatgaagttaTAATTGAAACAAGCAATTCAAAAGATCAAGTTTTGGAAGCCAGATTTGAGTATAATAATGAGTATAAGTATACCAATACAAATCATAACATTCCTGATAAAAATTGGAGTGAATTGGACTCTCTCTCTAGATTGATCACAAAGTCGAGATCACGACCTAACTGGGAATTCTTTCTCAATCACAAAGTATCGGCAATTGCTGACTCCAGcgttgatgatattgactACTGGTGTCTAGGAACTGAAAATGGTCGCATATTAATAATTTCGGCAACAGGTCGGCAAATTTGCTCTACAGTTGAACTTGGATCGAACGTGGTGAAATTAATATGTCACGGTCCCAAAGTTCTAAGTGTTTGTGAAAATGGGATGATTAATTCTTGGGAGTTCAAGAACATGAAGAATGGATACTTGAGTGGTAAatcaattgttgaaaacttaAGCTTGGCACCACTAATAAATATGCACTCTACTGTTACCGAAAGTAGAAAGAGAATTGAGTTAGATACAGTTGTAGAATCTTTGTTGATGAGAGACAACGCGTGTCCTCTGGTTGTGATTAGCCACAGTGACAAGAAGTGTATATACACATATGATCTGGGTTTGGAAGCTTGGATTGAGGTATTTGATAACTGGTATATCAAATTACTTCAGCTTACAACATCGGCTAGTTTATCCATCACTAAGGATAGACTATTCTCGTTAGTTATATCCAGAATTATGCGTGACCCTGACTTTGAAGCGTCGGGTTTAACAAATGACAAACAAGTGATTGAATCTGTTAGAAAGAGTTTGGTCTCATTGAATGAGGTTGTTGACCAGTGTATCAATAAGAGGTATGAAAATTTATAG